The following proteins are encoded in a genomic region of Entelurus aequoreus isolate RoL-2023_Sb linkage group LG01, RoL_Eaeq_v1.1, whole genome shotgun sequence:
- the ube2r2 gene encoding ubiquitin-conjugating enzyme E2 R2, whose protein sequence is MAHQATPSSQKALMMELKSLQEQPVEGFRITLVQESDLYNWEVAIFGPPNTLYEGGYFKAHIKFPVDYPYSPPTFRFITKMWHPNIYENGDVCISILHPPVDDPQSGELPSERWNPTQNVRTILLSVISLLNEPNTFSPANVDASVMFRRWRDSKGKDKEYAEIIRKQVTSTAADAERDGVKVPTTLAEYCVQTRVPSQDSSSDLLYDDLYDDDMEEDEDEDDESDMESIGEAGGASTAEDGETSTRCYDNQDDSGNEDS, encoded by the exons ATGGCCCACCAGGCAACCCCTAGTTCCCAGAAGGCCCTGATGATGGAGTTGAAGTCCCTGCAGGAGCAGCCGGTGGAGGGCTTCCGCATAACTCTTGTGCAAGAGTCTGATCTCTACAACTGGGAAGTAGCCATATTTGGGCCCCCAAACACCCTGTATGAAGGAGGCTACTTTAAG GCTCACATCAAGTTCCCGGTCGACTACCCCTACTCTCCACCTACCTTCCGTTTCATCACCAAGATGTGGCACCCAAACATCTATGAG AACGGTGATGTCTGCATCTCCATCCTGCACCCCCCAGTTGATGATCCTCAGAGCGGTGAGCTGCCCTCTGAAAGATGGAATCCCACCCAGAATGTCAG GACAATTCTGCTGAGTGTCATCTCTCTCCTCAACGAGCCAAACACTTTCTCACCTGCAAACGTGGACGCCTCTGTCATGTTTCGCAGATGGAGGGACAGCAAAGGCAAAGACAAAGAGTATGCTGAGATCATCAG GAAACAGGTGACGTCCACGGCGGCGGACGCCGAACGGGACGGGGTGAAAGTGCCCACCACACTGGCCGAGTACTGCGTCCAGACCAGGGTGCCGTCCCAGGACAGCAGCTCGGACCTGCTCTACGACGACCTTTACGACGACGACATGGAGGAGGACGAGGACGAGGACGACGAGAGCGACATGGAGTCCATCGGCGAGGCCGGAGGCGCCAGCACGGCGGAGGACGGCGAGACGTCCACCAGATGTTACGACAACCAGGACGACTCCGGCAACGAAGACTCGTGA